In one window of Cellulophaga sp. HaHa_2_95 DNA:
- a CDS encoding cupin domain-containing protein, whose amino-acid sequence MKKYTIQKSPFVVPTTDGKTIEEHFGKASTHDDQVSIAHMIAPPGWSEPFQTPEFDEYTYIIKGKKQFTIADETIILEAGQSIKIEKNTRVQYANPFDEECEYLAVCLPAFDFTKVHREDS is encoded by the coding sequence ATGAAGAAATATACTATTCAAAAATCGCCTTTTGTAGTTCCTACAACAGATGGTAAAACCATTGAAGAACATTTTGGCAAGGCTAGTACTCATGATGACCAAGTTAGTATTGCTCATATGATTGCACCACCAGGTTGGAGCGAACCTTTTCAAACTCCTGAGTTTGATGAGTACACATATATTATCAAAGGGAAAAAACAATTTACGATTGCTGATGAAACTATCATATTAGAAGCTGGGCAATCTATAAAAATAGAAAAGAATACGCGCGTACAATATGCTAATCCTTTTGATGAGGAATGTGAATATTTGGCGGTATGCTTACCCGCTTTTGATTTTACAAAAGTTCATAGAGAAGATTCCTGA
- a CDS encoding helicase HerA-like domain-containing protein — translation MSTKDEFLSYIEEGYKTKGDFITMGSAILDGETVTNAFVKIPLKTLNRHGLIAGATGTGKTKTLQVLAENLSEKGIPVMLMDLKGDLSGIAQPSPGHAKIDERHAKIGIPFEAKGFPVEILSLSEQDGVKLRATVSEFGPILLSRILDLSETQEGIVAVIFKYCDDNKLPLLDLKDFKKVLQYATDGGKEEFKENYGRISTSSTGTILRKVIELEQQGAELFFGEKSFDVNDLTRIDENGNGYINILRLTDIQDRPKLFSTFMLSLLAEIYSTFPEQGDSDKPELVLFIDEAHLIFDEASKALIDQIENIVKLIRSKGIGVYFVTQNPTDVPNDVLAQLGLKVQHALRAFTARDRKSIKLTAENYPDSEYYDTKEVLTSLGIGEALISALDEKGRPTPLAATMLRAPMSRMDVLTESELSTLIKKSKLVKKYEDIIDRESAYELLNEKIEKAEAQAEKEKEKPKTTKSSSRSRTSTRQNPIIKVLTSATFIRGVLGVLKKVMR, via the coding sequence ATGAGTACCAAAGACGAATTCCTCTCCTACATCGAAGAAGGCTACAAAACAAAAGGTGATTTTATCACTATGGGATCTGCTATTTTAGATGGCGAAACCGTAACAAATGCCTTTGTTAAAATACCTTTAAAAACATTAAACAGACATGGTTTAATTGCGGGAGCAACAGGTACAGGAAAAACGAAAACCCTACAGGTTCTTGCCGAAAATCTTTCCGAAAAAGGAATTCCTGTGATGCTGATGGATTTAAAAGGTGATTTAAGTGGTATTGCGCAACCAAGTCCCGGGCATGCCAAGATTGATGAACGCCATGCTAAAATTGGCATTCCGTTTGAAGCTAAGGGTTTCCCTGTAGAAATTTTATCACTCTCGGAGCAAGATGGCGTAAAACTACGAGCGACAGTTTCTGAGTTTGGACCTATTTTACTTTCCCGAATTTTAGATTTATCTGAAACGCAGGAAGGTATTGTTGCGGTTATTTTTAAATACTGTGATGATAATAAATTACCTCTTTTAGATTTAAAAGATTTCAAAAAAGTACTACAATACGCTACCGATGGCGGAAAAGAAGAATTCAAAGAAAATTACGGGCGTATCAGCACTAGTTCTACAGGTACTATTCTTAGAAAAGTGATTGAATTAGAGCAACAAGGAGCCGAACTTTTCTTTGGAGAAAAATCTTTTGATGTCAATGATTTGACACGCATTGATGAAAATGGAAACGGTTACATTAATATATTACGTTTAACTGATATTCAAGACCGTCCTAAATTATTCTCTACATTTATGCTGAGTTTGCTTGCGGAGATCTACAGCACTTTCCCTGAACAAGGAGATAGTGATAAGCCAGAATTAGTGTTGTTTATAGACGAGGCACATTTAATTTTTGATGAAGCTTCAAAAGCGCTTATTGATCAAATAGAGAACATTGTTAAACTTATTCGTTCAAAAGGAATCGGCGTCTATTTTGTCACCCAAAACCCTACCGATGTTCCTAATGATGTTTTGGCACAATTGGGTTTAAAAGTACAACATGCATTACGTGCTTTTACTGCTAGAGATAGAAAATCAATTAAACTTACTGCCGAGAATTACCCTGATTCTGAGTATTACGATACTAAAGAGGTGTTAACGTCTCTAGGTATCGGCGAGGCGTTAATTTCTGCGCTAGATGAAAAAGGAAGACCTACGCCATTAGCAGCCACTATGCTTAGAGCTCCCATGAGTAGAATGGATGTTTTAACGGAAAGTGAATTAAGTACACTGATTAAAAAATCTAAGCTGGTTAAGAAATATGAAGATATTATAGACAGAGAAAGTGCCTATGAACTTCTAAATGAAAAAATAGAAAAAGCAGAAGCGCAAGCAGAAAAGGAGAAAGAAAAACCAAAGACTACAAAATCTTCTTCTAGAAGCAGAACGAGTACACGACAAAACCCTATTATAAAAGTGTTAACCAGCGCTACCTTTATTCGTGGAGTTTTAGGTGTCCTAAAAAAAGTAATGCGTTAA
- a CDS encoding 7-carboxy-7-deazaguanine synthase QueE — MVENDVLTLVNKGEMLPLMEEFYTIQGEGFHKGTAAYFIRVGGCDVGCHWCDVKESWNADTHPPTATDTIISNAAKYSDTIVITGGEPLTWDMGPLTKGLKARNLQTHIETSGAYPLSGEWDWICLSPKKNKLPEGRIYDEAHELKMIIFNKHDFIFAEEQAAKTNKDCILYLQPEWSVRDKMVPLIVDYVMKNPKWKVSLQTHKYLNIP; from the coding sequence ATGGTAGAAAATGATGTTTTGACATTAGTCAATAAAGGAGAAATGTTGCCGTTAATGGAAGAGTTTTATACGATCCAAGGAGAGGGTTTCCATAAAGGTACTGCGGCTTATTTTATTCGAGTAGGTGGTTGTGACGTGGGATGCCACTGGTGTGATGTAAAAGAAAGCTGGAATGCAGATACACATCCTCCAACAGCAACAGACACCATAATTTCTAATGCAGCAAAATATTCTGACACTATTGTAATTACAGGTGGAGAACCACTAACCTGGGATATGGGGCCTTTAACAAAAGGTTTAAAAGCTAGAAATCTCCAAACGCATATTGAAACTTCTGGAGCGTATCCGCTCTCTGGTGAGTGGGATTGGATTTGCCTATCACCTAAGAAAAATAAATTACCGGAAGGAAGAATCTATGATGAAGCACATGAATTAAAAATGATCATTTTTAATAAGCACGACTTTATTTTTGCAGAAGAACAAGCCGCAAAAACCAATAAAGATTGTATTTTGTATTTACAACCAGAATGGAGCGTTCGTGACAAAATGGTACCACTTATCGTAGATTATGTAATGAAAAATCCGAAATGGAAAGTATCCTTACAAACCCATAAGTATTTAAATATACCTTAA
- a CDS encoding bifunctional 2-polyprenyl-6-hydroxyphenol methylase/3-demethylubiquinol 3-O-methyltransferase UbiG, translated as MQTDILGAAVLDFQNGNYTTDIKTYSSLEEEDIIPIPYLFRSYAEMPPLEKKALQLAKGTILDIGCGAGSHSLYLQETGKNVTALDSSKGAIEVCKARGITKTVCINLYDFKDQKFDTLLLLMNGIGLAGKLNHINKFLTQLKSFLNPGGQILLDSSDILYMFDPDEDGGYWIPDVEYYGEVSFEMEYQSKKSESFNWLYLDYNTLQRAAVANNLECELVKEGEHFDYLAKLTLKQQ; from the coding sequence ATGCAAACTGATATTTTAGGCGCAGCAGTTTTAGATTTTCAAAACGGAAACTATACTACAGATATAAAAACCTACTCCTCTTTAGAGGAAGAAGATATAATCCCCATTCCTTATTTATTTCGTTCGTATGCAGAAATGCCTCCCTTAGAAAAAAAAGCATTACAACTAGCAAAAGGTACTATTTTAGATATCGGTTGTGGAGCAGGAAGTCATAGTTTGTATTTACAAGAAACCGGAAAAAATGTTACTGCATTAGACAGTTCTAAAGGAGCTATTGAAGTATGTAAGGCTAGAGGAATAACAAAAACAGTCTGTATAAATCTTTATGACTTTAAAGATCAAAAATTTGATACCCTACTTCTTTTAATGAATGGTATTGGTTTGGCAGGGAAACTAAATCACATAAATAAATTTCTAACCCAATTAAAATCATTCTTAAACCCTGGGGGACAAATACTTCTAGATTCAAGTGATATCTTATATATGTTTGATCCCGATGAGGATGGCGGATATTGGATTCCCGATGTTGAATACTACGGAGAAGTCTCTTTCGAAATGGAATATCAATCTAAAAAAAGTGAATCTTTCAATTGGTTATACTTAGACTACAACACGCTACAAAGAGCTGCAGTAGCTAATAATTTAGAATGTGAGCTTGTAAAAGAAGGCGAACATTTTGATTATTTAGCCAAACTTACCTTAAAACAACAATAG
- a CDS encoding DUF2059 domain-containing protein, with protein MKLLKNFLTLFLLITLSSCGQEATFQEDVMTYLKSNGTAKQYNYAYDELLKMLGNQFPKTTENATGWDYLEANKEKYVSEMLSLLEPVYVKNFTHEEIKKMNAFYQSEAGKQLVADGEKLTEDQKKEVNDFYGSETGKIIVEKQPVLAAEIGKVSEGWSRDLYETALSMLK; from the coding sequence ATGAAACTATTAAAAAATTTTTTGACATTATTCTTACTAATTACATTATCTAGTTGCGGACAAGAAGCAACTTTTCAAGAAGATGTAATGACTTATTTAAAGAGTAATGGAACAGCAAAGCAGTACAACTATGCGTATGATGAGTTGTTAAAAATGTTAGGCAATCAATTTCCGAAGACAACAGAAAATGCAACAGGTTGGGACTATTTAGAAGCCAACAAGGAAAAATACGTTAGTGAGATGTTGAGTCTACTAGAGCCCGTGTATGTTAAGAACTTTACACATGAAGAAATAAAAAAAATGAATGCCTTCTACCAGTCAGAAGCAGGTAAGCAGTTAGTGGCAGATGGAGAGAAGTTGACAGAAGACCAGAAAAAAGAAGTGAATGACTTTTATGGTTCTGAAACGGGCAAAATAATTGTAGAGAAGCAGCCTGTTTTGGCAGCTGAGATTGGAAAGGTTTCTGAAGGTTGGAGTAGAGACTTGTATGAAACAGCTTTAAGCATGTTAAAATAA
- a CDS encoding YkgJ family cysteine cluster protein → MEEFIAQLPKLAKDKQNENKKFFAKLKKKTPKNLDYLMQELHENEFERTDCLECANCCKTTGPLFTNADVERISKHFRQKPQQFIDQYLRIDDENDYVLQQVPCTFLGTDNYCSIYDVRPKACREFPHTDRKKFQQISNLTIKNVAICPAAYNIVEEMKKRIS, encoded by the coding sequence ATGGAAGAATTTATAGCGCAACTCCCTAAGCTGGCAAAGGATAAACAGAATGAGAATAAGAAATTCTTTGCTAAGCTAAAGAAGAAAACACCAAAAAATTTGGATTATCTCATGCAAGAATTGCATGAAAACGAATTTGAACGCACAGATTGTTTGGAGTGTGCTAACTGCTGCAAAACTACCGGGCCGTTATTTACAAACGCAGATGTTGAGCGTATTTCAAAGCATTTCAGGCAAAAACCACAACAATTTATAGACCAATATTTGCGCATAGATGATGAGAATGATTATGTGTTGCAACAGGTGCCGTGTACTTTTTTAGGGACGGATAATTATTGTTCTATCTATGATGTACGCCCAAAAGCATGCAGAGAATTCCCGCATACGGATCGTAAAAAGTTTCAGCAAATTAGTAATTTGACGATCAAAAATGTGGCTATTTGCCCAGCGGCATATAATATAGTAGAAGAAATGAAGAAACGTATTAGCTAA
- a CDS encoding GNAT family N-acetyltransferase: MNITKATTEDSRLLSEIGKEAFLQTHGRSAPEKDIAAFTAKYYTETAFFDELNNPNNIYYLIYSNDDLAGYSKIAFNQTHPNISEKNITKLDRIYLLQEFHGQNLGTALFNHNVALSKNENQLGLWLYVWTENEKALRFYKKSGFKIVGSHDYQISETRTNPNHVLFLKY; encoded by the coding sequence ATGAATATTACTAAAGCCACAACGGAAGACAGTAGGTTACTCTCTGAAATTGGAAAAGAAGCATTTTTACAAACCCATGGTAGAAGTGCCCCTGAAAAAGATATAGCTGCCTTTACAGCTAAGTATTATACGGAAACTGCTTTTTTTGATGAGCTAAATAACCCCAATAACATTTATTATTTAATCTATAGTAATGACGATCTGGCGGGGTACTCTAAAATTGCGTTTAACCAAACACACCCAAATATTTCCGAAAAAAATATTACCAAATTAGATAGGATTTATCTTTTACAAGAGTTTCATGGTCAAAATTTAGGAACTGCATTATTTAATCATAACGTAGCGCTGTCTAAAAACGAAAACCAATTAGGTCTATGGCTTTATGTATGGACCGAAAATGAGAAAGCCCTTCGGTTTTATAAAAAAAGCGGATTTAAAATTGTGGGATCTCATGATTATCAAATTTCAGAAACCCGCACGAACCCTAATCATGTACTATTCCTAAAATATTAA
- a CDS encoding exo-beta-N-acetylmuramidase NamZ domain-containing protein translates to MMLFPCLKNTFLLLVLVISSCGKTKKTTIKTEESLNIKALKAIDTPLVIAANKTAAYLPLLKGKNIAIVANQTSVIFNTSGYTHIVDSLATLNISIAKVFAPEHGFRGVIDAGEHVKDGLDKKTGLPLVSLYGKNRKPSKEQLKDIDLVLFDIQDVGVRFYTYIATLQLVMEACAEQNIPVIVLDRPNPNAHYVDGPTMESEHTSFLGMTQIPLVYGMTIGEYAQMINEEGWLTDGVKTNLTVVPMDHYNHEYFYSLPIRPSPNLPNDLSIKLYPSLGLFEGTDVNAGRGTEFQFQRYGAPFLDQSHYSFSYTPIANFGAKYPKHKGEVCFGSDLTTIDTSDLKTVDLQWIIDAYTHTKDKSVFFLTSGFTKHAGTEKLQKQIEAGMNATEIRETWQTDIVSFKKIRGKHLLYQ, encoded by the coding sequence ATGATGCTTTTTCCTTGTCTCAAAAATACATTTTTATTATTGGTTTTAGTGATTTCTTCTTGTGGAAAGACAAAGAAGACGACAATTAAGACTGAAGAAAGCCTAAATATAAAAGCACTAAAAGCCATAGATACGCCCTTAGTTATCGCTGCAAATAAAACGGCTGCATATTTACCCCTACTAAAAGGCAAAAACATTGCAATAGTCGCCAACCAGACTAGTGTAATTTTTAACACTTCGGGCTACACTCATATCGTAGACTCCTTAGCGACCTTAAATATTTCTATTGCTAAGGTTTTTGCTCCTGAACACGGATTTAGAGGTGTTATAGATGCTGGGGAGCATGTAAAAGATGGATTAGATAAAAAAACCGGACTGCCCCTTGTTTCGCTCTATGGAAAAAACAGGAAACCTTCAAAAGAACAATTGAAGGATATTGATTTAGTATTATTTGATATTCAAGATGTTGGCGTTAGATTCTACACGTATATTGCTACATTGCAACTTGTTATGGAAGCTTGTGCTGAACAAAATATTCCTGTAATTGTCTTAGATAGACCAAACCCGAATGCACATTATGTAGACGGACCAACGATGGAATCTGAACACACTAGTTTCCTAGGAATGACCCAAATACCTTTGGTGTACGGAATGACTATTGGCGAGTATGCTCAAATGATAAATGAAGAGGGTTGGTTAACCGATGGAGTGAAGACCAACTTAACCGTAGTACCAATGGATCATTACAATCACGAATACTTTTATAGCCTACCAATTAGACCTTCCCCCAATTTACCCAATGACCTGTCCATAAAATTATATCCAAGCTTAGGGCTTTTTGAGGGTACTGATGTCAATGCGGGGCGTGGCACCGAATTTCAGTTTCAACGTTACGGCGCTCCTTTTCTAGACCAGTCTCATTATAGCTTTTCCTACACTCCCATTGCTAATTTTGGTGCTAAATACCCAAAACACAAAGGTGAAGTTTGTTTTGGTTCTGATTTAACAACGATAGACACCTCAGACTTAAAAACGGTAGATCTTCAGTGGATTATCGATGCTTATACTCACACAAAAGATAAAAGCGTATTCTTTTTAACCAGCGGGTTTACAAAACATGCCGGAACGGAGAAGCTGCAAAAACAAATTGAAGCCGGAATGAATGCCACTGAAATAAGAGAAACATGGCAAACGGATATAGTGAGCTTCAAGAAAATTAGAGGTAAACACCTATTATATCAATAG